In the genome of Hymenobacter taeanensis, one region contains:
- a CDS encoding helix-turn-helix domain-containing protein, with amino-acid sequence MEDYNKVIESLGVRYIKAKNLVLQQPFTVRNYYDVGNNLILLHKGRITFGDEEQVVEEGEMLFIPGGRATKVSYGETSSKSITNDDLISNKDKFFHSNTDLDLIGDAEESHSHVSFEAKVFDSVNFFASLDVPAFLITGNSKLANLIIKVVEESLQELPGRERLITIYTENIVVEIVRYILKNKMFVEQLATNSTYFKDPRLIDLFNYIKENIGGDLSNKVLSGVANVSEDYVGQYFKMLTGINPQDYIEYQRMERAVFLLRTTKKSIRDIGKEVGYKDTAYFCRRFKMMFGIPAGKMRRRESAMNI; translated from the coding sequence ATGGAAGATTATAACAAAGTGATAGAGTCGCTGGGTGTTCGTTACATCAAAGCGAAAAACCTAGTGTTGCAACAGCCGTTTACGGTGCGCAATTACTATGATGTGGGCAATAACCTTATTCTACTGCACAAAGGGCGTATTACCTTCGGCGATGAAGAGCAGGTGGTAGAGGAGGGGGAGATGCTGTTTATTCCAGGAGGGCGCGCCACGAAAGTATCCTATGGCGAGACTTCTTCGAAGAGCATCACAAATGATGACCTGATCAGTAATAAAGACAAGTTTTTCCATTCCAATACTGATCTGGACCTGATTGGGGATGCGGAGGAGAGCCACAGCCATGTGAGCTTTGAAGCTAAAGTATTTGACTCCGTTAACTTCTTTGCTTCGCTAGACGTACCAGCTTTCCTGATTACAGGTAACTCTAAACTGGCTAACCTGATCATCAAGGTAGTAGAAGAAAGCCTGCAGGAACTGCCTGGTCGTGAGCGTCTTATCACTATCTACACCGAGAATATCGTGGTGGAGATTGTGCGCTACATCTTGAAAAACAAGATGTTTGTGGAGCAGTTGGCTACCAACAGCACTTACTTCAAAGATCCACGCCTCATTGATCTGTTCAACTACATTAAGGAGAACATCGGCGGCGATTTGTCAAACAAGGTTCTCTCGGGCGTTGCTAACGTAAGCGAGGACTACGTAGGCCAGTACTTCAAAATGCTGACGGGTATCAACCCACAGGATTATATTGAGTACCAGCGCATGGAGCGGGCCGTATTCTTACTCCGCACTACCAAGAAGAGCATCCGCGATATTGGTAAAGAGGTTGGTTACAAGGACACCGCGTACTTCTGCCGCCGCTTCAAAATGATGTTTGGTATTCCCGCTGGCAAAATGCGCCGTCGTGAATCCGCTATGAATATCTAG
- a CDS encoding geranylgeranylglyceryl/heptaprenylglyceryl phosphate synthase, with product MLSLLTTTTTRMRLTSLYEALTNRRQHGQKSLAVLLDPDNLDQDSCRHILELSEQHPVDYFFMGGSLVMSSHQAALIRFIKSRSRIPVLLFPSNSLHLDEQADGILLLSLISGRNPDFLIGQHVIAAPLLRQSNLQILPTGYMLVDTGRQTTASYMSGTTPLPFDKPAIAACTAMAGEQLGLRLMYLDGGSGAMYPVSAAMVRAVRQATDVPLIVGGGINTVEKAYTILAAGADVIVIGNQIEKAPEFLGEVSKAVHSFNKVRNVNPELQ from the coding sequence ATGTTGAGTTTACTTACCACGACGACGACGCGGATGCGCCTCACCAGTCTCTATGAAGCCCTGACCAACCGCCGCCAACACGGCCAGAAGTCGCTGGCCGTTTTACTTGATCCCGATAACTTAGATCAGGATAGCTGCCGGCACATTCTGGAGCTCAGCGAACAACATCCGGTCGATTACTTTTTTATGGGCGGCAGCTTGGTGATGAGTTCTCACCAGGCTGCCCTCATTCGTTTCATCAAAAGCCGATCGAGGATACCAGTGTTGCTTTTTCCCAGCAACAGCCTACACCTCGACGAGCAAGCCGACGGGATTTTGCTGCTGTCGTTGATTTCGGGCCGCAACCCCGATTTTTTGATTGGCCAGCACGTTATTGCTGCGCCCTTACTGCGCCAAAGCAACTTGCAGATTCTGCCTACTGGCTACATGCTGGTAGATACCGGCAGGCAGACTACCGCCAGCTATATGAGCGGTACTACCCCCCTGCCATTTGATAAGCCCGCTATTGCAGCTTGCACTGCGATGGCCGGTGAGCAGTTAGGCCTACGGCTAATGTACCTCGATGGTGGTAGCGGGGCCATGTACCCAGTATCAGCTGCTATGGTAAGAGCCGTACGGCAAGCCACTGATGTGCCACTTATAGTTGGTGGGGGCATTAACACCGTAGAAAAGGCATATACTATATTAGCAGCCGGAGCCGATGTTATTGTTATTGGCAACCAGATTGAGAAAGCTCCTGAGTTTTTAGGAGAGGTTTCTAAAGCAGTGCATAGCTTCAACAAGGTCCGGAACGTCAACCCCGAGCTTCAATAA
- a CDS encoding phage holin family protein: MGLFSTDDDDTTKTPRTDNMLGNLMGYLDTRIDLVRLETQEKVKHAFVGTMHGVAMATIGLLFFLFLNLFIALLLNDVLDSSYWGFGIVAAFYLLVLIIFIVGVDKKMFQGLADKLLDNTIYKSDKRQA, translated from the coding sequence ATGGGCCTCTTCTCCACTGACGACGACGACACCACCAAAACACCCCGCACCGATAACATGCTGGGTAACCTGATGGGCTACCTCGATACGCGTATTGATTTAGTGCGCTTAGAAACCCAGGAGAAAGTAAAGCACGCTTTCGTGGGTACCATGCACGGTGTAGCCATGGCTACTATTGGGCTGCTGTTCTTTCTATTTCTGAACCTCTTTATTGCCTTACTACTAAACGACGTATTGGATAGCTCTTACTGGGGTTTTGGCATTGTAGCGGCCTTTTATCTGCTTGTGCTAATCATCTTCATAGTAGGAGTCGACAAAAAGATGTTTCAGGGGTTGGCTGACAAGCTGCTCGACAACACCATTTATAAATCCGACAAACGCCAAGCTTAA
- a CDS encoding J domain-containing protein yields the protein MLREQTSESRNRPTFQGASTYGKACVVSENYRTFTIYCRILSQSHYQVLGVPTTASASEIKLAYKKLAIRYHPDKHGGNTLYEDLFKAVAAAYHVLGEPKRRAQYDYQLQAAARRAEEQRRQQQYRNQTQHLYGVPMPPPAPLRTRRPAGAAERYYQRIPRKKVKFTRRDYWVIGALLLGLILFILSVKVTIDHVTAVSNYDDGIEAYAHGEWSAAHSFFTETLYLKPQHARALQRRGEILQLIYHEYGNARHDYRVALEVASEVPQRAMLWWRLGQCQAALQQPDSAQWAFTQALALDSTLAGARLGRGEDLLFEQRRYAGAIQDFSAGLRHTKKPKLVTRLLLFRGLAQYKLKDFGAARADYWQVLTLTPRSGQVYFLLGRVAQQEGALSDACEFFRRAVVQGYTFAETIRQATCTSVDSAATKPVRRRKRATITLVQNPDTLSPLKSANVQRLPAPRIPADPEDHIVAP from the coding sequence ATGTTACGGGAGCAAACGTCAGAAAGTAGAAACAGGCCTACATTTCAGGGAGCTTCTACATACGGAAAAGCATGCGTAGTGTCTGAAAATTACCGTACTTTTACTATATATTGTCGCATTTTGAGCCAGAGTCATTACCAGGTTTTAGGAGTGCCAACTACCGCCTCGGCTAGTGAGATTAAGTTGGCTTACAAGAAGTTAGCTATACGCTACCATCCGGATAAGCACGGGGGCAATACCCTGTATGAGGACTTATTTAAGGCAGTAGCGGCGGCATACCATGTATTAGGGGAGCCCAAGCGGCGCGCTCAATATGATTATCAGCTGCAGGCAGCCGCCCGCCGCGCCGAAGAGCAGCGGCGCCAGCAACAGTACCGTAATCAAACCCAGCACCTGTACGGAGTGCCTATGCCTCCGCCCGCCCCCCTCCGAACCCGCCGCCCGGCCGGTGCAGCAGAGCGCTACTACCAGCGTATCCCGCGGAAGAAAGTGAAGTTCACCCGGCGCGACTACTGGGTGATTGGAGCGCTGCTGCTGGGCTTGATTCTGTTTATTCTGTCAGTAAAGGTGACCATTGACCATGTCACGGCCGTCAGCAATTACGATGATGGCATTGAGGCTTACGCGCATGGAGAGTGGAGTGCTGCTCACAGCTTTTTCACTGAAACACTTTACCTAAAACCACAGCATGCACGAGCATTACAGCGACGCGGTGAAATTCTGCAGCTTATCTACCATGAGTACGGTAATGCCCGCCATGACTACCGTGTGGCTTTAGAGGTTGCTTCTGAGGTGCCTCAGCGGGCTATGCTGTGGTGGCGGCTAGGCCAGTGCCAAGCCGCGCTACAACAGCCAGACTCAGCGCAGTGGGCCTTCACGCAGGCTCTGGCTCTAGACTCTACTTTGGCCGGAGCCCGGCTGGGTAGGGGCGAGGACTTGTTATTTGAGCAGCGCCGGTATGCCGGCGCCATCCAGGATTTTAGTGCTGGCCTACGCCATACCAAAAAACCTAAGTTGGTAACCCGCTTACTGCTTTTTCGGGGGCTGGCCCAGTATAAGCTCAAAGACTTTGGCGCCGCTCGCGCCGATTACTGGCAGGTTTTGACCCTGACGCCACGTAGCGGACAAGTATACTTCCTGCTAGGCCGGGTAGCCCAGCAGGAAGGTGCCTTATCCGATGCATGTGAGTTTTTTCGGCGGGCTGTGGTACAAGGCTACACGTTTGCTGAAACCATACGGCAAGCAACGTGTACCTCAGTTGATTCAGCCGCCACAAAGCCGGTTAGGCGGCGCAAACGCGCAACTATTACCCTTGTGCAAAACCCAGATACGCTGTCTCCACTCAAAAGTGCCAACGTACAAAGGCTTCCAGCGCCTCGTATTCCGGCAGACCCAGAAGATCATATAGTTGCGCCGTAG
- the nagB gene encoding glucosamine-6-phosphate deaminase, which produces MTALDPHLAERLPTTLYPDSEQASIAVARQIAQLISQRAAEQRSCVLGLATGSTPTRLYEELVRLHREEGLSFRHVITFNLDEYFPMPPDSLQSYVRFMHEYLFDHLDIPAAQIHIPDGTIPQERVAEFCQQYEAQIRAAGGIDLQILGIGRTGHIGFNEPGSGANSRTRLITLDHITRTDAASDFYGEENVPRRAITMGVGTILEARQIVLLAWGEGKAAVVKRMVEGEMTDSVPATYLQKHPNVQVVLDQAAGAELTRIKSPWLVGTTLNWQNGTNRRKAVTWLARKLQKPILKLTDQEYNEHGLSELLAESGLAYELNIKVFNELQRTITGWPGGKPNADDSSRPERASPFPKRVLIFSPHPDDDVISMGGTLLRLVDQGHEVHVAYQTSGNIAVFDDEAIRFAEFVADYDEAFRLDEQPAENLYRRVTEFLRNKAPGQVDSEEVQQIKGLIRRGEAKSACRYAGIPDENVHFMDLPFYETGRVRKKPIGEEDIRLTIDLLHKIAPQQIYAAGDLSDPHGTHRVCLAAVFEALHRLKAQHTPWLTDCWLWLYRGAWQEWDIDQIEMAVPLSPQELTRKRRAIFKHQSQKDRPLFPGADQREFWQRAEDRNRTTAQLYDLLGLPEYEALEAFVRWHF; this is translated from the coding sequence ATGACTGCCTTAGACCCCCACCTCGCTGAGCGGCTTCCCACCACGCTCTACCCCGATTCTGAACAGGCCTCCATCGCGGTAGCCCGGCAAATAGCCCAGCTTATTTCACAGCGAGCCGCCGAGCAGCGCTCATGCGTGCTAGGCCTAGCAACGGGGTCTACTCCTACCCGGCTGTATGAAGAGCTAGTGCGGCTACACCGCGAGGAAGGGCTGAGCTTCCGGCACGTGATTACGTTTAATCTGGATGAGTATTTCCCGATGCCGCCAGATTCACTGCAAAGTTACGTGCGGTTTATGCACGAGTACTTGTTTGACCACCTTGATATACCAGCGGCGCAGATCCATATTCCGGATGGCACTATACCTCAGGAAAGAGTAGCGGAGTTCTGCCAGCAGTACGAAGCCCAAATAAGGGCGGCCGGTGGCATTGACCTGCAAATTCTGGGCATTGGCCGAACCGGGCATATCGGCTTTAATGAGCCAGGCTCAGGCGCCAACTCTCGTACCCGACTGATTACTCTAGACCACATTACCCGCACCGACGCGGCCTCTGACTTTTACGGGGAGGAAAATGTGCCACGCCGAGCCATTACGATGGGGGTAGGTACTATTCTGGAAGCGCGCCAGATTGTGCTACTTGCCTGGGGCGAGGGCAAGGCTGCCGTAGTAAAGCGGATGGTGGAGGGTGAAATGACGGATTCGGTGCCGGCAACGTACCTGCAGAAACATCCAAACGTGCAGGTGGTGCTAGACCAGGCCGCCGGCGCCGAGCTCACGCGCATAAAAAGCCCTTGGCTGGTTGGCACTACTCTCAACTGGCAGAACGGTACCAACCGCAGAAAAGCAGTGACGTGGCTTGCCCGTAAGCTGCAGAAACCAATTCTGAAACTTACGGACCAGGAGTACAATGAGCATGGCCTGTCGGAGCTGCTAGCGGAGTCAGGACTGGCCTACGAATTGAACATCAAAGTATTCAACGAATTGCAGCGCACTATTACGGGGTGGCCCGGGGGTAAACCAAATGCTGATGACTCAAGCCGCCCTGAGCGGGCTTCTCCTTTCCCCAAGCGAGTACTTATATTTTCTCCGCACCCCGATGACGATGTAATATCCATGGGTGGCACGTTGCTACGCCTAGTAGACCAAGGCCATGAGGTGCACGTGGCCTACCAAACAAGCGGCAACATTGCGGTGTTCGACGATGAGGCCATTCGGTTTGCTGAGTTTGTAGCCGACTATGACGAAGCTTTTCGGCTGGATGAACAGCCAGCCGAAAACCTGTACCGCCGCGTAACTGAGTTTCTGCGCAATAAAGCGCCGGGGCAGGTTGACTCAGAAGAAGTACAACAGATTAAAGGGCTTATCCGGCGCGGCGAAGCAAAAAGCGCCTGCCGCTACGCGGGAATTCCGGACGAAAACGTGCACTTCATGGACCTGCCCTTCTACGAAACCGGGCGAGTCAGGAAGAAGCCCATTGGCGAGGAGGACATCCGGCTTACCATAGACCTTCTCCACAAAATAGCCCCTCAACAGATTTATGCCGCCGGCGACCTATCAGACCCACACGGCACCCACCGGGTGTGTTTGGCAGCGGTGTTTGAGGCTCTCCACCGGTTGAAAGCACAGCATACCCCCTGGCTCACTGACTGCTGGCTGTGGCTTTACCGGGGCGCCTGGCAGGAATGGGATATCGACCAGATTGAAATGGCCGTTCCGCTTTCTCCGCAGGAGCTTACCCGTAAGCGTCGGGCCATCTTCAAGCACCAGTCGCAGAAAGATAGACCCTTATTCCCGGGAGCCGACCAACGGGAGTTCTGGCAGCGGGCCGAGGACCGCAACCGTACTACGGCGCAACTATATGATCTTCTGGGTCTGCCGGAATACGAGGCGCTGGAAGCCTTTGTACGTTGGCACTTTTGA
- a CDS encoding 4Fe-4S dicluster domain-containing protein, translating to MHFSIQNILFLLVAVAGFGLFAWQVRKIQANILVGRDRDMSGNVNERLSKTLLVAFGQQKMFKRLTPAILHLIVYVGFIVINIEVIEILIDGLFGTHRVLQFLGPLYSALTGTNEILGALVIVAVAAFWWRRNVKGVRRFSGPEMRAWSKLDANVILYVEVILMAALFTMNAADLKLHQVEGRTLPGAFPISSLLTGIFPDNTTALEVLERIGWWAHIVGILLFLNYLPSSKHFHIIMAFPNVYYSRLVPQGQFSNVESITHEVKAMMDPSYEVPAPAVGPDGSAAAPTPFGAKDVDDLAWTNLLNAYSCTECGRCTSVCPANLTGKLLSPRKIIMDTRDRMEEKYNSPLIFNPNLYGKEAKHDTQEQLDAENHTLLRGYVTPEELWACTTCNACVEACPVNINPLESIVEMRRFLVLEESAAPNSLNVMFSNIENNGAPWAFSPSDRFNWADDLYVADKATTPLAG from the coding sequence GTGCACTTTTCCATCCAAAACATTCTCTTCCTGCTAGTCGCAGTGGCGGGCTTCGGCCTGTTCGCGTGGCAAGTCCGGAAGATACAAGCCAACATCTTGGTCGGGCGCGACCGGGATATGAGCGGTAATGTAAACGAGCGTCTCTCAAAAACCCTGCTTGTTGCCTTTGGACAGCAGAAAATGTTCAAGCGCCTAACGCCGGCTATTCTTCACCTGATTGTATACGTAGGTTTCATTGTTATCAACATTGAAGTCATCGAAATTCTTATTGACGGTCTGTTTGGCACTCATCGGGTGCTGCAGTTCCTAGGCCCTTTGTATTCGGCGCTTACCGGCACCAATGAGATTCTTGGTGCACTGGTAATAGTGGCAGTAGCTGCTTTCTGGTGGCGTCGCAACGTGAAAGGGGTGCGTCGGTTTTCCGGGCCTGAAATGCGCGCTTGGTCTAAGCTAGATGCCAACGTCATTCTGTATGTGGAGGTGATTCTGATGGCCGCTTTGTTCACCATGAACGCCGCCGATCTAAAGCTACACCAAGTAGAAGGCCGCACATTGCCCGGAGCATTCCCAATTAGCAGCCTGCTTACTGGTATCTTCCCAGATAATACTACAGCACTAGAAGTGTTAGAGCGCATAGGATGGTGGGCACACATCGTAGGTATCCTGCTCTTCCTGAACTATCTGCCCAGCAGCAAGCACTTTCACATCATCATGGCTTTCCCCAACGTGTATTATTCGCGTCTGGTACCGCAGGGGCAGTTCTCCAATGTAGAAAGTATTACCCATGAGGTGAAAGCCATGATGGACCCGAGCTACGAGGTGCCGGCTCCAGCCGTAGGCCCCGATGGTTCTGCTGCCGCACCCACGCCGTTCGGAGCCAAAGATGTAGACGACCTCGCCTGGACTAACCTGCTCAACGCGTACTCCTGCACCGAGTGTGGCCGTTGTACCTCCGTATGTCCGGCTAACCTAACGGGCAAGCTGCTTTCGCCGCGCAAAATCATCATGGATACCCGCGACCGGATGGAGGAGAAGTACAACTCGCCCCTCATCTTCAATCCTAACCTCTATGGTAAGGAAGCAAAGCACGATACCCAGGAGCAGCTAGATGCCGAAAACCATACCCTACTCCGTGGCTATGTAACCCCGGAGGAACTATGGGCCTGCACTACCTGTAACGCTTGCGTAGAAGCTTGCCCCGTCAACATTAATCCTCTGGAGAGCATCGTAGAGATGCGTCGCTTCCTAGTGTTAGAGGAGTCAGCGGCGCCTAACTCCCTTAACGTGATGTTCAGCAACATAGAAAACAACGGTGCCCCGTGGGCTTTCTCGCCTTCTGACCGCTTTAACTGGGCCGATGACTTGTATGTGGCTGATAAGGCTACTACTCCCCTTGCTGGCTAG
- a CDS encoding (Fe-S)-binding protein, producing MADLAAKGETPEVLFWVGCAGAFDDRYKRVTRAFVRILEHVGVNYAVLGMEESCTGDPAKRAGNEFLFQMQAMQNITTLNGYGIKKVVTACPHCFNTIKNEYPALGGEYEVIHHSTFLQQLINEGKVKAEGGESFKGRRITFHDSCYLGRANNIYEAPRAVLEVLDADLLEMKRCKTNGLCCGAGGAQMWKEPEPGKKDINIERAEEALATLDGNADVLLNLQGVESTAPVLPAGSNRNGSVIAVACPFCMTMMADGVKNKERESDVQVFDLAELIASAEGLNA from the coding sequence ATGGCCGATCTGGCAGCGAAGGGAGAAACCCCTGAAGTGCTGTTCTGGGTTGGTTGCGCCGGCGCCTTCGATGACCGCTACAAGCGCGTTACCCGGGCCTTCGTTCGCATTCTGGAGCATGTAGGCGTTAATTACGCTGTACTAGGCATGGAGGAGAGCTGCACCGGCGACCCTGCCAAGCGGGCCGGTAATGAATTCCTGTTTCAGATGCAGGCCATGCAAAATATTACTACTCTTAATGGCTATGGCATCAAGAAAGTAGTTACGGCTTGCCCTCACTGCTTCAACACCATCAAAAATGAGTACCCAGCGCTTGGGGGAGAGTATGAGGTAATTCACCACAGCACTTTCTTGCAGCAGCTTATTAACGAAGGCAAGGTAAAGGCTGAGGGGGGAGAGTCCTTTAAAGGCCGCCGCATTACCTTCCACGATTCCTGCTACCTGGGGCGCGCTAATAACATCTACGAAGCCCCCCGGGCTGTGCTGGAAGTATTAGATGCCGACCTGCTGGAGATGAAGCGCTGCAAAACCAACGGCTTGTGCTGCGGTGCTGGTGGTGCTCAGATGTGGAAAGAGCCTGAGCCTGGCAAGAAAGACATTAACATTGAACGGGCAGAAGAGGCCCTGGCGACGCTCGATGGAAACGCCGATGTGCTCCTGAATCTGCAGGGCGTTGAAAGCACAGCTCCTGTGCTGCCAGCGGGTTCTAACCGTAACGGTAGCGTTATTGCGGTGGCTTGCCCTTTCTGCATGACCATGATGGCCGATGGCGTTAAGAACAAAGAGCGGGAGTCAGATGTGCAGGTATTTGACCTCGCCGAACTCATTGCTTCTGCGGAGGGCCTGAACGCTTAA
- a CDS encoding OmpA family protein — MSKADKRFARGEYETAIALYKADVAKGKNVAQSNYRVGESYRLSNRIDQAEGYYKAALDGGVKATDAAFYYAEALKASGKFDEAATRFDSYAQNGTNRTLAARAEQEAKNARASTAVVAMRTNSEVTALDQVNTPSAEFSATILPETKELIFASGREGKVYKGNGEGFNDLYAVKFDDADKMTGGTVRKLEPIFNSDDKHEASATYTPDGKMMVFARSNNGSKKGYLSVDLWVAYNKNGTWTEPEILRVVNSSTADDFAPSFAPDGKTLYFTSTRKGGQGGNDLYKSTMETPGRFSPPENLGEQINTAGNENFPAIAPDGTLYFSSDGHPGLGKLDIFKVEKGKVVNLGAPINSSGDDFAPFFTGNKTGVMSSNRAGGKGSDDLYRFRESIIKLVAFFADGTLVERNDKTGETLPVSSETVTLYNARGQKLQDVTTGPDGKFSFKLDTAAANYALIANRQGYFTARNSISTIGRKPAQEALPDPMNEIRIPVTLTLTKIVKNKAIVVENIFYDFDKADIRPDAAVELDKLVETLNDNPKITIELSSHTDSRGKDAYNQVLSQKRAQSAVDYIISKGISKDRITARGYGESQPVIKNAKTEEEFQKNRRTEFKVTKIAE, encoded by the coding sequence ATGAGTAAAGCAGATAAGCGCTTTGCCCGTGGTGAATATGAAACGGCCATTGCGCTCTACAAAGCTGATGTAGCCAAGGGCAAGAACGTAGCTCAGTCTAACTATCGGGTAGGAGAATCCTACCGGCTTTCAAACAGAATTGATCAGGCTGAGGGCTACTACAAAGCGGCTCTTGATGGAGGCGTAAAAGCAACGGATGCAGCCTTCTATTATGCTGAGGCACTAAAGGCGAGTGGCAAATTTGATGAAGCTGCTACTCGGTTTGATTCTTATGCCCAGAACGGCACCAATCGTACCCTGGCGGCTCGCGCAGAGCAGGAGGCTAAAAATGCGCGTGCTTCTACCGCAGTAGTAGCCATGCGTACCAACAGTGAGGTAACGGCACTCGACCAGGTCAATACGCCTTCTGCAGAGTTTAGCGCCACCATTCTGCCTGAAACCAAAGAATTAATCTTTGCTTCGGGGCGGGAAGGTAAAGTGTACAAAGGCAACGGCGAAGGGTTCAATGACCTCTATGCTGTTAAGTTTGATGATGCGGATAAAATGACCGGCGGTACCGTTCGTAAGTTGGAGCCCATCTTTAACTCCGACGATAAGCACGAAGCCAGTGCTACTTACACACCCGATGGCAAAATGATGGTATTCGCCCGGTCAAACAATGGTTCTAAGAAAGGGTATCTGAGCGTTGACCTCTGGGTGGCCTACAATAAAAATGGTACCTGGACCGAGCCTGAAATTCTTCGGGTAGTAAACAGCAGTACTGCCGATGACTTTGCGCCCTCATTTGCGCCTGACGGCAAAACGCTGTACTTCACTTCTACCCGCAAGGGCGGACAAGGCGGCAACGACCTATACAAGTCCACTATGGAAACTCCAGGTAGGTTTTCTCCGCCCGAAAACCTCGGTGAACAAATCAATACCGCTGGCAACGAAAACTTCCCGGCCATTGCCCCCGACGGAACTCTGTATTTCTCCTCCGACGGGCACCCTGGCCTAGGCAAGCTTGATATCTTTAAAGTCGAGAAAGGAAAAGTAGTTAACCTTGGAGCTCCTATTAACAGCTCCGGCGACGACTTTGCCCCGTTCTTTACGGGCAACAAAACCGGTGTGATGTCCTCAAACCGGGCAGGTGGCAAAGGCTCCGATGATCTATATCGCTTCCGGGAGAGCATCATCAAACTAGTCGCCTTCTTTGCCGATGGCACGCTGGTAGAACGCAACGATAAAACTGGGGAGACTCTCCCTGTATCCAGCGAAACAGTAACGCTATATAACGCTCGTGGCCAAAAACTGCAGGACGTTACCACTGGCCCCGATGGCAAATTCAGCTTCAAGCTAGATACCGCTGCGGCTAATTATGCCCTTATCGCAAACCGACAGGGATACTTCACCGCCCGAAACTCCATTAGCACCATTGGGCGCAAACCCGCTCAGGAGGCGCTTCCTGATCCAATGAATGAGATACGGATACCCGTAACTCTTACACTCACTAAGATTGTCAAGAACAAGGCTATTGTTGTAGAGAACATCTTCTACGACTTCGACAAAGCAGATATCCGTCCGGATGCGGCAGTAGAGCTGGATAAGCTAGTCGAGACGCTCAACGACAATCCTAAGATTACTATTGAGCTAAGTTCTCACACTGACTCCCGCGGTAAGGATGCCTATAACCAAGTGCTATCCCAGAAGCGGGCACAATCGGCCGTAGATTATATCATCTCCAAGGGAATCAGTAAGGACCGCATTACAGCGCGTGGTTATGGTGAGTCACAACCCGTAATTAAGAATGCGAAGACGGAAGAAGAATTCCAGAAGAACCGTCGCACAGAATTCAAGGTGACTAAGATTGCTGAGTAA
- a CDS encoding DUF4476 domain-containing protein has product MQAVQRQSFDDYKLPILRDALRESAIESEDLRQLLSTLTFDRNRVELAKYAYPRVADPQRFYQVYEAFDFQGSVQELQRYVEGYNR; this is encoded by the coding sequence ATGCAAGCAGTGCAACGACAGTCGTTTGACGACTACAAGCTTCCCATCCTCCGAGATGCTCTACGCGAATCCGCTATAGAGTCAGAAGACCTAAGACAGCTACTCTCCACGCTTACGTTCGACCGCAACAGGGTAGAGCTAGCTAAATATGCTTATCCACGTGTCGCTGACCCGCAACGGTTTTACCAAGTCTATGAGGCATTTGACTTTCAAGGTAGCGTGCAAGAGCTACAGCGATATGTAGAAGGATATAACCGCTAA